One part of the Chryseobacterium sp. 7 genome encodes these proteins:
- the rplO gene encoding 50S ribosomal protein L15, translated as MNLNNIQPAAGSTFNSKRIGRGQGSGKGGTSTKGHKGQKARAGYSQKIGFEGGQMPLQRRLPKFGFKNVNRKEFRGVNLDTIQTLIENKSITGEITKEVLVANGIVSKNELVKIMGRGELKSAVSISADKFTKSAEELIAKAGGKAITL; from the coding sequence ATGAATTTAAATAACATACAACCTGCTGCAGGATCTACTTTCAACTCAAAGAGAATTGGTAGAGGTCAAGGTAGCGGAAAAGGAGGTACTTCAACAAAAGGACACAAAGGTCAGAAAGCTAGAGCTGGTTATTCTCAAAAAATCGGTTTCGAAGGTGGACAGATGCCTTTACAAAGAAGATTACCTAAATTCGGATTCAAAAACGTAAACAGAAAAGAGTTTAGAGGAGTTAACCTTGATACTATCCAGACTTTAATCGAGAACAAATCCATCACTGGAGAAATCACGAAAGAAGTTTTAGTAGCAAACGGGATAGTTTCTAAAAACGAATTAGTGAAAATTATGGGTAGAGGAGAATTGAAATCTGCGGTTTCAATCTCTGCTGACAAGTTCACTAAATCTGCTGAAGAGCTTATTGCTAAAGCAGGTGGAAAAGCAATTACCTTATAA
- the rpmD gene encoding 50S ribosomal protein L30 yields MATIKVKQVRSAIGRTKTQKRTLEALGLKKLHQVVEHEATPSILGMIAAVGHLLEVQK; encoded by the coding sequence ATGGCAACAATTAAAGTAAAGCAAGTAAGAAGCGCTATTGGTAGAACAAAAACCCAAAAGAGAACGCTTGAAGCATTAGGATTAAAAAAACTTCACCAAGTTGTAGAACATGAAGCTACTCCTTCCATCTTAGGAATGATTGCTGCAGTGGGACACTTACTTGAAGTTCAAAAATAA
- the rpsE gene encoding 30S ribosomal protein S5, whose amino-acid sequence MLGLDNIERVKPGGLELKDRLVAVNRVTKVTKGGRAFGFSAIVVVGNEEGVIGFGLGKSKEVASAIAKAVEDAKKNLVKVPVMNHTIPHQTTARYGGADIFLRPASHGTGLIAGGAVRAVLESAGIHDILSKSKGSSNPHNVVKATFKALLDIRRPEEIARMRGVSLSKVFNG is encoded by the coding sequence ATGTTAGGACTAGATAATATAGAAAGAGTAAAACCGGGAGGATTAGAATTAAAAGATCGTCTCGTAGCTGTTAACAGAGTAACAAAAGTAACAAAAGGAGGTAGAGCTTTCGGATTTTCTGCTATTGTTGTAGTAGGTAACGAAGAAGGTGTTATTGGTTTCGGTTTAGGAAAATCTAAAGAGGTTGCTTCTGCAATTGCTAAAGCAGTTGAAGACGCTAAGAAAAACCTTGTTAAAGTTCCTGTAATGAACCACACTATCCCTCACCAAACTACTGCTAGATACGGTGGTGCAGATATCTTCTTAAGACCTGCTTCTCACGGTACAGGACTTATCGCCGGTGGTGCGGTAAGAGCGGTATTGGAATCTGCTGGTATTCACGATATCCTTTCAAAATCTAAAGGATCTTCTAACCCTCACAACGTAGTGAAAGCTACTTTCAAAGCGTTATTAGATATCAGAAGACCTGAAGAAATCGCTAGAATGAGAGGAGTTTCTCTAAGTAAAGTGTTTAACGGTTAA
- the rplR gene encoding 50S ribosomal protein L18, whose translation MALSKLEKRIRIKRRVRGKISGSSELPRLSVYKSNKEIYAQLIDDKNGKTLASASSREKGVDAKGTKTEVSAAVGKAIAAKAIAAGIESIVFDRNGFVYHGRVKALADGAREGGLKF comes from the coding sequence ATGGCATTAAGTAAATTAGAAAAAAGAATAAGAATCAAAAGAAGAGTAAGAGGGAAAATCTCTGGATCTTCTGAATTGCCAAGATTATCTGTATACAAAAGTAATAAGGAAATTTACGCTCAGTTAATCGACGATAAAAATGGTAAAACTTTAGCATCAGCTTCTTCTAGAGAAAAAGGTGTAGACGCTAAAGGTACTAAGACTGAAGTTTCTGCTGCTGTTGGTAAAGCTATCGCTGCTAAAGCTATCGCTGCGGGAATCGAAAGTATTGTATTTGACAGAAACGGTTTCGTATACCACGGTAGAGTAAAAGCTCTAGCTGATGGTGCGAGAGAAGGAGGACTTAAATTCTAA